From Myxocyprinus asiaticus isolate MX2 ecotype Aquarium Trade chromosome 49, UBuf_Myxa_2, whole genome shotgun sequence, a single genomic window includes:
- the ier5 gene encoding immediate early response gene 5 protein has product MEYKVEAHRIMSISLGKIYNSRVQRGGIKLHKNLLVSLVLRSARQVYLSDYYSGSCLNAQNEREGKEWEAIDSEREKFPPSATECDQVESPAEPQPTERRQMDDAFEKDHDEEIKPDPGHCTSTLQQEQNRNSSLDSTDNVSSETVPVSETISEPKQNQESPSDSTVVERKANGDQCQQPKTHVCSNRKRSADKSRGDSPQKRTKVTSSNTPENEESEEMDTSNVSNLITIFGSSFSGLLSKDGAKPEAEAEDSDSGSGQICCDQMLKNLNPWTTAIVAF; this is encoded by the coding sequence ATGGAATACAAAGTGGAAGCTCACCGGATTATGAGTATTTCCTTAGGGAAAATCTACAACTCTCGCGTCCAACGAGGGGGCATTAAATTGCATAAAAATCTCCTGGTATCTCTGGTCCTTCGGAGCGCTCGTCAGGTGTACCTGAGCGACTATTATAGCGGCTCTTGCCTGAACGCTCAGAACGAACGCGAAGGAAAGGAATGGGAAGCTATAGACTCAGAGCGGGAGAAATTCCCGCCCTCCGCAACGGAATGTGACCAAGTAGAGAGCCCTGCGGAACCCCAACCAACTGAACGGCGCCAAATGGACGACGCTTTTGAGAAAGACCACGATGAAGAGATTAAACCAGACCCAGGGCATTGTACTTCCACTTTACAACAAGAGCAAAACCGAAACTCCTCTTTGGACTCTACTGACAACGTTTCATCTGAAACAGTACCGGTGTCTGAAACCATTAGCGAACCCAAGCAAAACCAGGAGAGTCCATCGGACAGTACTGTAGTAGAGAGGAAAGCAAACGGTGACCAATGCCAACAACCCAAAACGCATGTTTGTTCAAACAGGAAAAGGAGCGCTGACAAGTCACGCGGTGACTCGCCTCAAAAAAGGACCAAAGTTACTTCCTCAAACACGCCCGAAAACGAGGAAAGCGAGGAAATGGACACGAGCAATGTGTCCAACCTCATAACAATTTTCGGTTCGAGTTTCTCAGGACTTCTGAGCAAGGATGGCGCCAAACCCGAGGCTGAGGCGGAGGATAGTGACTCTGGGTCAGGGCAAATTTGCTGCGACCAAATGT